The following are from one region of the Sulfurimicrobium lacus genome:
- a CDS encoding FGGY-family carbohydrate kinase: MQRAEPLNTTPLTPHAFLGIDFGTGGARATVIDEVGEILAECRYDFHGEQSAALWRTALFELIGQVPAALRSVLRAVAIDATSATVLLCDAAGEALSAPLLYNDVRAGDEAASLAQRAPDSLVATPTSGLAKLLWFQRQPEFANARHLMHQADWLAFQLHGQLGISDYHNALKTGADPDTLDYPAWIKQLPAAALLPRIVEPGTVIGPVSGRIAHHFALPRDCLVRAGTTDSIAAFLAAGATKPGEAVSSLGSTLVLKLLSERQVDSPEHGVYSHRFGELWLAGGASNSGGAVLRMFFSDAELQSLSGEIDPNRPSGLDYYPLPKPGERFPINDPLYLPRLTPRPDDPAHFLHGLLEGIARIEAHGYELLRKLGATPLTAVLSAGGGAHNAAFTALRARFLGVPVGTAAHTEAAYGSALLARDGTRLLYSGHAK; the protein is encoded by the coding sequence ATGCAGCGAGCTGAACCGTTGAACACCACCCCCCTCACCCCTCACGCCTTTCTAGGCATCGACTTCGGCACCGGTGGTGCCCGCGCCACGGTCATCGACGAGGTGGGAGAAATCCTTGCCGAGTGCCGCTACGACTTCCACGGCGAGCAATCCGCCGCGCTTTGGCGCACGGCCCTGTTCGAGCTGATCGGGCAAGTCCCGGCCGCGCTGCGCAGCGTGCTCAGGGCCGTTGCCATCGACGCCACTTCCGCCACCGTTTTGCTGTGCGATGCCGCCGGTGAAGCGCTGAGCGCCCCCCTGCTCTACAACGATGTACGCGCCGGCGACGAGGCAGCAAGCCTGGCGCAGCGCGCACCCGACAGTCTTGTGGCTACGCCGACGTCGGGGCTGGCCAAGCTGCTGTGGTTTCAGCGCCAGCCGGAGTTCGCAAATGCGCGTCATTTGATGCACCAGGCCGACTGGCTCGCATTCCAGCTGCACGGCCAACTGGGCATCAGCGACTATCACAACGCCTTGAAGACCGGTGCCGATCCCGATACCCTCGATTACCCGGCTTGGATCAAACAGCTCCCGGCGGCCGCCTTGTTACCGCGCATCGTGGAACCCGGTACCGTTATCGGCCCGGTCAGCGGGCGCATCGCCCACCATTTCGCCCTGCCGCGCGATTGCCTGGTGCGCGCCGGCACCACCGACAGCATCGCCGCTTTTCTCGCGGCAGGGGCGACGAAACCGGGCGAGGCAGTGAGCTCGCTGGGCTCCACCCTGGTGTTGAAGCTCCTTTCGGAACGACAGGTGGATAGCCCAGAACATGGTGTCTACAGCCATCGCTTTGGCGAGCTGTGGCTGGCGGGAGGCGCCTCCAATAGCGGCGGCGCCGTGCTGCGGATGTTTTTCAGCGATGCCGAACTGCAAAGCCTGAGCGGGGAAATAGACCCCAACCGGCCCAGCGGGCTCGATTATTACCCCTTGCCGAAGCCCGGCGAACGTTTCCCTATCAACGATCCGCTTTACCTCCCGCGCCTCACGCCGCGCCCCGACGACCCGGCGCATTTCCTGCATGGGCTGCTGGAAGGGATCGCCCGCATAGAAGCACACGGCTATGAACTGCTGCGGAAACTGGGGGCAACGCCGCTAACGGCAGTCCTGAGCGCAGGCGGGGGCGCGCACAACGCCGCATTCACGGCGCTGCGCGCACGCTTCCTGGGCGTTCCGGTCGGCACCGCAGCCCATACCGAGGCGGCATACGGGTCCGCGCTTCTCGCCAGGGACGGCACGCGGTTGCTATACTCCGGCCATGCCAAATAA
- the queF gene encoding preQ(1) synthase encodes MATQPSKELETFENPYPERDYHIHMEVPEFTCLCPKTGQPDFATLILDYIPDQKCVELKSLKMYMWSYRNEGAFHEAVTNHILNDLVAATHPRFMRLTAKFYVRGGIFTNVVAEHRKIGWQPAPHVELTAFEANSNTRG; translated from the coding sequence ATGGCGACCCAACCCAGCAAAGAACTCGAAACATTTGAAAACCCCTATCCGGAGCGAGATTACCATATCCACATGGAAGTCCCGGAGTTCACCTGCCTGTGCCCCAAGACCGGCCAGCCGGATTTCGCCACCCTGATCCTGGATTATATTCCCGACCAGAAATGCGTCGAGCTGAAAAGCCTGAAAATGTACATGTGGTCCTACCGCAACGAGGGCGCCTTCCACGAGGCGGTCACCAACCACATCCTGAACGATCTGGTGGCGGCAACCCACCCGCGCTTCATGCGTCTGACGGCCAAGTTCTACGTACGTGGCGGTATCTTCACCAATGTCGTCGCCGAGCACCGCAAAATTGGCTGGCAGCCGGCGCCGCATGTCGAGCTGACAGCATTCGAGGCGAATTCGAATACACGCGGCTGA